The genomic interval ATGGCGAGCCGGTTCTTGCGTCCTCGCGCGACCTGCGACGCCGCGAACGAGCCGAGGACGCCGCCTGCTGTCGTGAACTGCACCGTGACGGTGTCCTCAGTCACCACCATCGTGTCTGCGGAGCGATCTTCTCGCGCGGCGAACTGTGTTGCGAACTGAGCGCTGAGCCGGGCGACGCGGTCTCCGAGGATGAACTCGAGCAGGTCGAACCAGTGAGAGCCGATGTCGGCGAAGGTCCGCGATGCGCCGCCGAGCTTGGGGTCGACTCGCCAGTTCGTGTCAGAGGAGTTCGACAGCCAGTCCTGCAGGTAGCTGCCGGACGCGAGCGCGATGCGGCCCGTCTCGCCGCGATCGACCCGGGCCCGCATCTCTCGCACCATCGGGTGAAATCGGTAGACGAAGGGGACCGTGCCGACGACGCCCTGCTGAGCGGCCTCGCGCGTGAGCTGCTCGGCATCTCGCACATCCGTGGTGAGAGGCTTCTCGCAGACCACGTGAACTCCGGCTTGGACGGCCGCGCGCGCAAGATCGAAGTGCACGTGATTCGGCGCGCACACGTGAAGCACGTCGACTCCCGCGTCCAGAAGGTCGTCGACGCTGGAGAAGGCGCGCTCGGCTCCGAGGGCATCGCGAGCACGAGCCGCGCTGGCGAGCGAAGAGGCCGAGACACCGACGAGCGCAGCACCTGCTGCATGCGCCGCCCGAGCGTGGACGGCACCCATGAAACCCGACCCCACGATGCCGACGCGGAGCGGGGCGGCTGTGACGGCGACGGGTTGCGAGGTCGCCTGGGCGGTTTCTTTGAGCACAGTCCGAGCATGAAGGGTCTTTTGGCACGTGTCAAGCAAAAGTTGTTTAGATTTGTGGATTAGTTGCTCAGCATGTACTACCTTTGGCCCAACGGACGGACTCAAGGCGTGAGTTCGACGACTTCGTTCCCAATGAGGAGTTCCCATGGCAATCGATCCCGTGCGAGTGGGAATCATCGGCACGACCGCGT from Microbacterium pumilum carries:
- a CDS encoding Gfo/Idh/MocA family oxidoreductase — translated: MLKETAQATSQPVAVTAAPLRVGIVGSGFMGAVHARAAHAAGAALVGVSASSLASAARARDALGAERAFSSVDDLLDAGVDVLHVCAPNHVHFDLARAAVQAGVHVVCEKPLTTDVRDAEQLTREAAQQGVVGTVPFVYRFHPMVREMRARVDRGETGRIALASGSYLQDWLSNSSDTNWRVDPKLGGASRTFADIGSHWFDLLEFILGDRVARLSAQFATQFAAREDRSADTMVVTEDTVTVQFTTAGGVLGSFAASQVARGRKNRLAIELSGDAHSFAFDQENPESLWRGDELGGRTLVRDPKTLAPDAARLCIVPAGHPQGYQECFNAFVADTYAAIRGEHREGLPTFRDGLRSVQLVEAVVGSARTGGDWARGLTQEQAA